A stretch of the Desertibacillus haloalkaliphilus genome encodes the following:
- a CDS encoding cob(I)yrinic acid a,c-diamide adenosyltransferase yields the protein MARSREKQVGYCLVYTGNGKGKTTSAIGLTVRAVGRGMKVAFLQFIKSSERTYGEQLALKKLGVEMVQLGEGFTWTKTPEVHREALKQAWEHAKGVVQSGEYDVVVLDELNNALAIERFPIDDCLPLVDVVSTIKQRPPHTHVVITGRDAKTELTEIADLVSTVDATKHYYDQNVPAVYGIEF from the coding sequence ATGGCTAGATCGAGGGAGAAGCAAGTGGGTTATTGTCTTGTTTATACCGGTAATGGAAAGGGGAAAACAACTTCAGCGATCGGCTTGACCGTTCGAGCGGTTGGGCGTGGGATGAAGGTTGCGTTTTTACAGTTTATTAAATCATCTGAACGCACGTATGGCGAACAATTAGCCCTTAAAAAGTTAGGGGTAGAGATGGTCCAACTCGGTGAGGGGTTTACATGGACGAAGACGCCTGAAGTCCACCGTGAAGCGTTAAAACAAGCGTGGGAGCATGCTAAAGGTGTGGTTCAGTCGGGAGAGTATGACGTTGTCGTGCTTGATGAATTAAATAATGCACTCGCGATTGAGAGATTTCCAATTGACGATTGTCTGCCATTAGTGGATGTTGTATCAACGATAAAACAGCGACCCCCACATACCCATGTTGTGATCACAGGTCGTGATGCAAAAACTGAACTGACGGAAATCGCGGATCTTGTCTCAACGGTTGATGCAACAAAGCATTATTACGATCAAAATGTTCCGGCTGTCTATGGGATCGAATTTTAA
- a CDS encoding FecCD family ABC transporter permease gives MTLAIMLGPVSLQPDLVWKVAFSKLPYLGEWIEVTWPTSYEHIIWDIRFPRVLLGAVVGAGLAVVGVAIQALVRNSLADPYILGVSSGASVGATLVIILGAFHILGQYALTFAAFIGALCSVLFVFLLAQVGGRISTVRLLLAGVAVSMMLSAVTNFIVISAPRQEGMRDALFWMMGSLAGAKWDQLLIPTLVLLFVFAFLLLQSRSLNLLLMGEETAATLGINVNLFRKSLIILTALLTGVLVAVSGAIGFIGLMIPHIVRLFVGSNHKHVIPVSACVGAIFLIWADVFARLVLAPQELPIGIITALCGGPFFIWLLRRNSYSFSAGDN, from the coding sequence ATGACACTAGCGATTATGCTTGGTCCTGTCTCATTACAACCCGATCTTGTCTGGAAGGTAGCATTTTCAAAACTTCCTTATCTCGGTGAGTGGATTGAGGTTACATGGCCGACATCATACGAACATATTATCTGGGACATTCGTTTTCCACGAGTTCTTCTCGGTGCGGTCGTTGGTGCAGGACTAGCAGTGGTTGGTGTCGCTATTCAAGCCCTTGTTCGCAATTCATTAGCAGACCCATATATCTTAGGGGTATCATCAGGTGCATCTGTCGGTGCGACCCTTGTGATTATATTAGGGGCATTTCACATCTTGGGACAATATGCATTGACGTTCGCGGCGTTTATTGGTGCATTATGTTCGGTTCTATTCGTTTTTTTGCTTGCGCAAGTCGGTGGCCGAATTTCAACCGTTCGTCTCCTCCTTGCAGGCGTTGCTGTGTCAATGATGTTATCAGCTGTTACAAATTTCATTGTCATTTCAGCCCCAAGACAAGAAGGAATGCGTGATGCACTCTTTTGGATGATGGGGAGTTTAGCTGGAGCCAAATGGGATCAGTTACTCATACCGACGCTTGTTTTGTTATTCGTGTTTGCTTTTTTACTCTTACAATCACGTTCGCTTAATTTGTTATTAATGGGTGAAGAAACAGCGGCTACTCTAGGTATCAATGTGAATTTGTTTCGTAAAAGTCTAATTATATTGACAGCCTTATTAACAGGTGTCCTCGTTGCGGTAAGTGGAGCAATCGGCTTCATCGGCTTAATGATTCCGCATATCGTTCGTTTGTTTGTGGGTTCTAATCATAAACATGTGATTCCTGTGAGCGCGTGTGTAGGTGCGATCTTTTTAATTTGGGCTGATGTTTTTGCTAGGTTGGTTTTAGCCCCACAGGAACTTCCCATTGGGATTATAACAGCTTTGTGTGGTGGACCATTTTTTATATGGTTACTACGGAGGAATTCTTATTCTTTTTCGGCAGGTGATAACTAA
- the cobI gene encoding precorrin-2 C(20)-methyltransferase, translating into MTLGTVYGVGVGPGDPELITVKAYRTMKESPVIAYPKKRKGSKSYAYQIVEEYIDQSKKKMLGLVFPMTKDQDVLDREWRTIVAEVWEYVKEGKDVAFVTEGDPMLYSTFIHLYRLMSELHPDVNVVSIPGISSINGVASRIGLPLADGDDWTAVIPATEDRERMKQALLDHDGIVFIKVAKVLPMMIELLEELDLLEKATVATKVTSKEEYIWREVKELRHAELEYLTLMMVRK; encoded by the coding sequence ATGACACTAGGAACAGTATATGGCGTAGGTGTTGGCCCAGGTGATCCGGAGTTAATTACGGTGAAAGCCTACCGAACGATGAAAGAATCACCGGTGATTGCCTATCCAAAAAAAAGAAAAGGCAGTAAAAGTTATGCCTATCAAATCGTCGAAGAGTATATTGACCAGAGTAAGAAAAAAATGCTCGGACTTGTGTTTCCAATGACCAAAGACCAAGACGTATTAGATCGGGAGTGGAGAACGATCGTCGCTGAGGTGTGGGAGTATGTGAAAGAAGGGAAAGACGTTGCGTTTGTCACTGAAGGCGATCCGATGCTCTACAGCACATTTATTCATCTTTATCGATTAATGAGTGAGCTTCACCCTGACGTTAACGTCGTTTCAATTCCTGGGATTTCATCGATTAATGGAGTGGCTTCAAGAATTGGATTACCGCTTGCAGACGGTGACGATTGGACGGCTGTCATTCCAGCAACAGAGGATCGTGAGCGGATGAAACAGGCGCTACTAGATCATGACGGGATTGTGTTTATCAAAGTCGCAAAAGTCCTTCCAATGATGATTGAATTACTAGAAGAACTCGATTTACTAGAGAAAGCAACCGTTGCCACGAAAGTTACGTCAAAAGAAGAGTACATTTGGCGCGAAGTAAAAGAACTACGTCATGCAGAGCTTGAATATTTAACATTAATGATGGTTAGAAAATAG
- the cobM gene encoding precorrin-4 C(11)-methyltransferase — MGLEAKVYIVGAGPGDPELITVKGMKILQEADTILYTDSLVNPLLIEAAKPEAKVLKSAGMALEELVEVMATAVRKGKSVARIHTGDPAVYGAILEQMSHLHNQGIAYEIIPGVSSVFASAAAAGVELTVPDLTQTVILTRAEGRTPVPEREKLVDLAKHHCTVSLFLSATLIKKVVHAFLEAEWKSEAPVVVVYRASWPDEKVVRTSLGNLAEDMRKNGITKQAMVIISPAVDPNLVAQGNYESKLYDKSFTHGYRKGEPEHG, encoded by the coding sequence TTGGGTTTGGAAGCAAAGGTCTATATCGTAGGGGCAGGGCCAGGGGACCCCGAACTGATTACTGTTAAAGGGATGAAGATATTACAAGAAGCTGACACAATCCTTTATACTGATTCGCTCGTAAATCCCTTGTTAATCGAAGCTGCAAAACCTGAAGCAAAGGTATTAAAAAGTGCAGGGATGGCGCTAGAAGAACTTGTTGAAGTAATGGCAACAGCTGTAAGAAAAGGAAAAAGTGTTGCAAGAATACATACGGGGGACCCAGCTGTCTATGGCGCCATTTTAGAGCAAATGAGTCATTTACATAATCAGGGGATTGCCTATGAAATTATCCCCGGTGTGAGCTCTGTCTTTGCCTCAGCTGCAGCGGCCGGTGTAGAGCTCACTGTTCCAGATTTAACGCAAACGGTCATTTTAACTAGAGCAGAAGGGCGTACGCCAGTACCTGAACGCGAAAAGCTCGTTGATTTAGCGAAGCACCATTGTACCGTATCCTTATTTTTAAGTGCGACGCTCATAAAAAAAGTCGTTCACGCATTCCTCGAGGCAGAGTGGAAAAGCGAGGCCCCAGTCGTTGTTGTTTATCGTGCGAGTTGGCCTGACGAAAAAGTTGTTCGAACATCATTAGGCAATTTAGCAGAAGATATGCGTAAAAATGGAATTACAAAACAAGCGATGGTGATTATTAGCCCAGCAGTTGATCCGAATTTAGTCGCTCAAGGAAACTATGAATCTAAGCTTTATGATAAAAGCTTTACACATGGCTACCGGAAAGGGGAGCCCGAGCATGGATAA
- a CDS encoding heme ABC transporter ATP-binding protein yields MNVEVTNVSSSINDRVIIKQITMNVEDGQFVGVIGPNGSGKSTLLKTIYRVLAPDSGVITLNEKNIYQLSQKQIAKQLAVVRQENGSQFDFTVEEIVFMGRNPHKRLFESDTANDEEIVTQALGDVGMKAGRKRHFSTLSGGEKQRVLIARALAQQAKILILDEPTNHLDIHHQLQLLELVKSVNVTVIAALHDLNLAAAYCDQIFMLSDGEMIASGSPENVLTEQLLADVFHVQTDVRRHPLTKKLQITFLSHQTAEEDSGSQVLSL; encoded by the coding sequence ATGAATGTAGAGGTCACTAATGTATCTTCAAGCATTAATGATAGAGTAATTATTAAACAAATTACGATGAATGTTGAAGATGGACAGTTTGTCGGCGTAATTGGACCTAATGGAAGTGGGAAGTCAACGTTGTTAAAAACGATCTATAGGGTACTTGCGCCAGATTCCGGTGTGATTACATTAAATGAAAAAAACATATATCAATTATCACAGAAACAAATAGCTAAACAGCTTGCCGTTGTTCGACAGGAAAATGGTTCACAGTTTGACTTTACCGTCGAGGAAATTGTTTTTATGGGTAGAAACCCACATAAACGGTTATTTGAGTCAGATACAGCTAATGACGAAGAGATAGTCACTCAAGCCTTAGGTGATGTAGGGATGAAAGCGGGTCGCAAGCGACACTTTTCAACGTTATCAGGCGGTGAAAAACAACGTGTTCTGATAGCGCGTGCTTTGGCTCAGCAAGCGAAGATACTTATTCTCGATGAGCCGACAAACCATCTTGATATTCATCACCAGTTGCAGCTGTTAGAGCTTGTGAAATCAGTTAATGTGACGGTTATAGCAGCATTGCATGACTTGAATTTAGCCGCTGCATATTGTGATCAGATTTTTATGTTAAGTGACGGAGAAATGATCGCTTCTGGCTCACCGGAAAACGTTTTAACTGAACAACTCCTAGCCGATGTTTTTCACGTTCAAACGGATGTACGTAGGCACCCATTGACAAAAAAACTACAAATTACGTTTTTGTCTCACCAAACGGCTGAAGAAGATTCGGGAAGTCAAGTTCTATCATTATAA
- the cobA gene encoding uroporphyrinogen-III C-methyltransferase, whose translation MKTTGKVYLVGAGPGDPKLLTIRGLECIQEADVIIYDRLASSSLLEHAKSKAELIYCGKLPKHHTLRQEQINEILVQKASAGLVVTRLKGGDPCVFGRVGEEAEHLAFHGIDFEIVPGISAGIAAPTYAGIPVTHREYGSSFAVVTGHLQQEQEDTRRWGALATGVDTIVFYMGVNNLSYICRRLIEHGRDSKTPVAMIEWGTTEKQRTITGTLETIEEVSASFAITHPAIILVGEVVRLREKLQWFQERNTLMQG comes from the coding sequence ATGAAGACAACAGGAAAAGTGTACCTTGTTGGTGCAGGGCCTGGTGACCCTAAGTTACTGACCATTCGGGGGTTAGAATGTATTCAAGAAGCAGATGTAATCATTTATGATCGACTTGCCAGCTCTAGCTTACTTGAACATGCAAAGAGTAAAGCAGAACTTATCTATTGTGGGAAGCTGCCAAAGCATCATACATTAAGGCAGGAGCAAATCAATGAGATTCTCGTTCAAAAAGCATCTGCAGGATTAGTTGTGACTCGGTTAAAAGGGGGAGACCCATGCGTCTTTGGGCGGGTTGGTGAAGAGGCGGAGCATTTAGCTTTCCACGGCATCGATTTTGAAATCGTTCCTGGTATTTCTGCTGGAATTGCAGCTCCCACGTATGCAGGGATTCCTGTCACCCACCGCGAATATGGTTCGTCTTTTGCTGTCGTGACTGGACATTTGCAACAAGAGCAAGAGGATACACGTCGTTGGGGAGCATTAGCAACGGGGGTTGATACCATCGTCTTTTACATGGGGGTCAATAATCTTAGTTATATTTGTCGTCGTTTGATTGAACACGGTCGTGATTCAAAGACACCTGTAGCGATGATTGAATGGGGGACAACTGAAAAACAGCGTACGATTACCGGTACACTTGAAACGATAGAAGAAGTGTCTGCATCTTTCGCAATCACTCATCCTGCGATCATTTTAGTCGGAGAAGTCGTTCGTTTACGTGAAAAGCTTCAATGGTTTCAAGAGCGTAATACTCTTATGCAGGGGTAG
- the cobT gene encoding nicotinate-nucleotide--dimethylbenzimidazole phosphoribosyltransferase, with the protein MNKIEETVAGIRPLNHEVMERVKDHIDQLTKPTGSLGRIEEVAIQLAGITEKERPTVDSPAIIVAAADHGITAEGVSAYPQELTKLMIENFLRDGAAINVFGHEIGASVSVVDVGVNSEMTHPNLLSKKVRSGTANFLEEDAMTHSEAREAIEVGLEVAEALIHSGHRLLIIGEMGIGNTTASSALLATFLDENVEDLVGRGTGLDEQARVNKINTIETAIARRKPDRNDPIDVVAKVGGLEIAALAGVLLQATRLRIPVLVDGFISSTAAVLAYHLCPTVKDYFILSHQSVEQGHRAVFRCLEKKPLLDLDLRLGEGTGAALAYPLVKASTSMVANMATFADLGIKAKA; encoded by the coding sequence GTGAACAAAATCGAAGAAACAGTTGCAGGGATCAGGCCTCTGAATCATGAGGTGATGGAAAGAGTCAAGGATCATATTGATCAATTGACGAAGCCAACAGGGAGTTTAGGCCGTATTGAAGAGGTTGCGATTCAGCTTGCGGGGATCACGGAAAAAGAGCGACCAACTGTTGATTCTCCAGCAATTATCGTTGCCGCTGCGGATCACGGCATTACCGCTGAGGGAGTATCAGCGTATCCACAAGAGCTAACGAAGTTAATGATCGAAAATTTTTTACGAGATGGGGCAGCCATTAATGTATTTGGCCATGAAATCGGAGCGAGTGTATCTGTTGTTGATGTCGGCGTTAATAGTGAGATGACACATCCTAACTTGTTATCGAAAAAGGTCCGATCCGGTACAGCTAACTTTCTTGAAGAAGATGCAATGACGCACAGTGAAGCCCGTGAAGCGATTGAAGTTGGGTTAGAGGTTGCCGAAGCACTTATTCATTCCGGACATCGTTTATTAATTATTGGAGAGATGGGCATTGGTAACACGACCGCAAGCAGTGCGTTACTAGCTACATTTCTCGATGAAAATGTAGAAGATCTAGTCGGCAGAGGCACTGGTTTAGATGAACAGGCTAGAGTAAATAAAATCAATACAATCGAAACGGCGATTGCGAGGCGTAAGCCAGATCGAAATGATCCGATTGATGTTGTCGCCAAAGTCGGTGGATTGGAGATTGCTGCTTTAGCGGGTGTTCTTTTACAGGCAACTCGACTACGGATACCGGTGTTAGTTGATGGGTTTATTTCGTCAACGGCAGCTGTCCTCGCTTATCACTTATGCCCAACAGTAAAGGATTATTTCATTTTAAGTCATCAGTCTGTCGAGCAAGGTCACCGAGCTGTTTTTCGTTGTTTAGAAAAAAAACCACTGCTTGATTTAGACTTACGGCTAGGTGAAGGAACAGGAGCGGCTTTGGCTTATCCGCTCGTAAAAGCATCGACAAGCATGGTTGCAAATATGGCCACGTTTGCAGACCTTGGTATCAAAGCCAAGGCATGA
- a CDS encoding cobalt-precorrin 5A hydrolase, translated as MDNVALVAITKHGVELVRSLQPKMPRADVYYMTKFAKGDETDRQIQMFEGSVRLLLPELFKRYDGVVMVISLGAVVRMIAPILKDKKTDPAVVVVDDKAEFVISVLSGHIGGANDLTRELSDYLQATPVITTASDVQKTIPVDIFGREFGWEIEDFTHVTPVSAAVVNEEPVVIVQESGERAWWKHEKPLPTHFQVVSSCEEALQQEFQAALVITHSLLSKSMEEQLLKNGVLYRPKSVYLGMGCNRGTTAEEIEQVIKNTLEEVGISLLSVKEMATIDLKKDEQGLLEVCEKYNWNFTYYTPEQLNEIKIDNPSDTVFKYTGAYGVSEPAAKRSAGVDKLLLEKKKSGNVTISIAVN; from the coding sequence ATGGATAACGTAGCGTTAGTGGCGATCACTAAGCATGGTGTTGAGCTCGTTCGTAGCTTACAACCAAAAATGCCACGTGCTGATGTATATTACATGACTAAGTTTGCAAAAGGTGATGAAACCGATCGGCAAATACAAATGTTTGAAGGCTCCGTGCGATTACTTTTACCTGAGTTATTTAAGCGTTATGACGGGGTCGTGATGGTCATTTCATTAGGAGCTGTCGTGCGCATGATCGCTCCAATTTTAAAAGACAAAAAAACGGATCCTGCTGTCGTCGTTGTTGATGACAAGGCAGAGTTTGTGATCAGTGTGTTATCTGGCCATATTGGTGGCGCTAACGATTTGACACGCGAACTAAGCGACTATTTGCAGGCTACACCTGTGATTACGACAGCATCAGATGTTCAAAAGACAATTCCAGTTGATATTTTTGGTCGAGAATTTGGTTGGGAGATTGAAGATTTTACTCATGTAACCCCGGTCAGTGCGGCGGTCGTCAATGAGGAACCGGTTGTCATCGTGCAAGAGTCAGGTGAACGCGCGTGGTGGAAGCATGAAAAGCCGTTGCCTACTCACTTTCAAGTCGTTAGCTCCTGTGAAGAAGCGCTTCAGCAAGAGTTTCAAGCAGCACTTGTAATCACTCACAGTCTGTTATCCAAGTCAATGGAAGAACAACTGCTCAAGAATGGAGTGCTCTACCGCCCGAAATCGGTATATCTGGGAATGGGATGTAATCGTGGAACAACGGCAGAAGAAATAGAACAAGTGATTAAAAATACATTGGAGGAGGTAGGTATTTCTCTATTATCTGTAAAAGAAATGGCAACGATTGATTTAAAGAAAGATGAACAAGGCTTACTTGAGGTGTGTGAGAAGTATAATTGGAATTTTACGTATTATACACCTGAACAATTAAATGAAATCAAAATAGACAACCCGTCCGACACCGTATTTAAATATACAGGAGCATACGGAGTGAGCGAACCAGCGGCAAAACGGTCGGCAGGTGTTGATAAGTTATTACTAGAAAAAAAGAAAAGTGGCAACGTAACGATTTCAATTGCGGTAAACTAG
- a CDS encoding cobyrinate a,c-diamide synthase, giving the protein MQPRIVIAGTGSGVGKTTLTVGLLAALKKQGLVVQGFKCGPDYIDPSYHTAVTGRYSRNLDSWMLDEEVVKEIFVDASRGADVSIIEGVMGFYDGKSPKSNIGSTAEISSLLDAPVILVVNIASMARSAAAIVKGYQLLDETVNVAGVILNQAGSEGHYQLCKTAIEQECHVPVLGFLERGDVPAIPERHLGLIPAIERGELDSFFDQLGAVIAKRVDLEAFVRIANQSPDIESTGNLLTAATKQTKEVKIAIAQDAAFNFYYQENLKLLEGAGATLVYFSPLAGESLPKDVDGLYIGGGFPEEFADELSQHVDVKREIKESIKAGLPTLAECGGYMFLAESITTTSGDTYPMVGVVPGVVEMQERLAALGYRDVTANHETVILKKGEQARGHEFHYSTFSSKQEFPAVYEVKALRGTKQEGYYLPNLVAGYTHLHFASNPNMANHFVEACLNFRGTNHG; this is encoded by the coding sequence ATGCAACCAAGAATTGTTATTGCCGGAACCGGCAGCGGAGTTGGAAAAACGACGCTGACGGTCGGATTATTAGCAGCATTAAAAAAGCAAGGGCTTGTCGTGCAAGGCTTTAAATGTGGACCGGATTATATTGATCCAAGCTATCATACAGCAGTGACTGGGAGGTATTCTCGTAATCTTGATAGTTGGATGCTAGACGAAGAGGTTGTAAAAGAGATTTTTGTTGATGCAAGTCGCGGTGCTGATGTATCTATTATTGAAGGGGTTATGGGCTTTTACGATGGAAAAAGCCCGAAAAGTAACATCGGAAGTACTGCGGAAATTAGTTCGTTACTTGATGCACCGGTTATACTAGTGGTTAATATTGCGAGTATGGCACGTAGTGCAGCTGCCATTGTGAAAGGCTATCAATTACTTGATGAAACTGTTAATGTCGCTGGTGTTATTTTAAATCAAGCTGGGAGTGAGGGCCATTATCAGCTATGTAAAACAGCGATCGAACAAGAGTGTCATGTTCCGGTTCTTGGCTTCTTGGAGCGTGGGGATGTTCCGGCGATTCCTGAACGTCACCTCGGTCTGATTCCAGCCATTGAACGTGGCGAGCTTGATTCATTTTTTGACCAGTTAGGAGCGGTCATTGCAAAGAGAGTTGACCTTGAAGCATTCGTTCGTATTGCAAATCAAAGTCCAGACATTGAGTCAACAGGAAACTTACTTACAGCGGCTACGAAGCAAACAAAGGAAGTTAAAATTGCGATTGCTCAAGATGCGGCATTTAATTTTTACTATCAGGAAAACCTCAAGTTGTTAGAAGGGGCTGGAGCAACTCTTGTTTATTTTAGTCCGTTAGCAGGTGAATCGCTGCCTAAAGATGTTGATGGTCTCTATATCGGTGGTGGGTTCCCAGAAGAGTTTGCTGATGAACTCTCACAGCATGTTGATGTTAAGCGAGAGATAAAAGAGTCGATTAAAGCAGGTCTACCAACGCTTGCTGAATGTGGAGGCTACATGTTTTTAGCCGAGTCGATTACGACAACGAGTGGGGATACGTATCCGATGGTAGGAGTTGTTCCTGGTGTTGTCGAGATGCAAGAGCGGTTAGCGGCATTAGGGTACCGAGACGTTACGGCTAATCATGAGACGGTTATTCTCAAAAAAGGTGAGCAGGCACGTGGGCACGAGTTTCATTACTCAACATTTTCGAGTAAGCAGGAGTTTCCAGCTGTTTATGAGGTTAAAGCATTAAGAGGGACGAAGCAAGAAGGCTATTATTTACCGAATCTTGTTGCGGGTTATACACATTTGCATTTTGCATCAAATCCAAACATGGCAAACCATTTTGTTGAGGCGTGTTTGAACTTTAGGGGGACAAATCATGGCTAG
- a CDS encoding ABC transporter substrate-binding protein: MKKKHPLLLVLTLFSMLLIVGCSSANETVGEDHKQIGSEHIEGSTIVEIENNGNVLTFTEVPERAVTLNQHVTEVMLALGLEDHMVGMAYLDDEILPRFQEAYQQIPILADQYPSQEVFLSVEADFAYAGWESAFREDSIGTVEQLNEFGVHAYLHESSRIVGPTFEDVYEDIRNIGRIFRVEDRADTLIAEMDEEINQLRERIDEEGEPLRVFVYDSGEQAPFTSARNFLNTLIEVAGAKNIFNDVEKNWAEVSWEEVVDRDPEVIVIVDYGETTVDQKREHLLHHPALKDVTAIKNEHFIIIPLSAAAEGIRAPAALELLVDGLYNN; the protein is encoded by the coding sequence TTGAAGAAAAAACACCCTTTACTACTGGTACTAACTTTGTTTAGTATGCTACTTATCGTCGGTTGCAGCTCAGCAAATGAAACGGTAGGAGAAGATCATAAACAAATAGGAAGTGAACATATTGAGGGTTCTACTATTGTAGAAATTGAAAACAACGGCAATGTGCTAACGTTTACCGAAGTTCCAGAACGAGCTGTGACGCTTAATCAACATGTCACTGAAGTCATGTTAGCCCTCGGTCTCGAAGATCATATGGTAGGTATGGCATATTTAGATGATGAAATATTACCGAGATTTCAAGAAGCCTATCAACAAATTCCAATTCTCGCAGATCAGTATCCCTCACAAGAAGTGTTTTTGTCTGTAGAAGCAGATTTTGCTTATGCAGGCTGGGAAAGTGCTTTTCGTGAAGATAGCATTGGGACGGTTGAACAGTTAAATGAATTTGGGGTTCATGCCTACTTACATGAGTCATCAAGGATAGTAGGACCGACGTTTGAAGATGTTTATGAAGATATTCGAAATATCGGCCGTATTTTTCGAGTGGAAGACCGTGCTGACACATTAATTGCAGAGATGGACGAAGAGATCAACCAACTCCGTGAACGTATAGACGAGGAGGGAGAACCTCTACGTGTTTTTGTATATGATAGTGGCGAACAGGCACCATTTACGTCGGCGAGAAACTTCTTAAATACGTTAATTGAGGTTGCGGGTGCCAAAAATATTTTTAACGATGTTGAGAAGAACTGGGCAGAAGTCAGTTGGGAAGAAGTTGTTGATCGTGATCCAGAAGTGATTGTCATCGTTGATTATGGTGAGACTACAGTCGATCAAAAAAGGGAACACCTCTTGCATCATCCTGCCTTAAAAGATGTGACGGCGATTAAAAATGAACACTTTATCATTATTCCGTTATCAGCGGCTGCCGAAGGAATTCGCGCTCCAGCTGCACTAGAATTACTAGTTGATGGATTATATAACAATTAG